A section of the Lathamus discolor isolate bLatDis1 chromosome 6, bLatDis1.hap1, whole genome shotgun sequence genome encodes:
- the ABCA3 gene encoding phospholipid-transporting ATPase ABCA3, which produces MVVLRQFGLLLWKNYILQKRQILVTLIEICLPLLFAAILIALRHRVHSISHRNATIYPTESVDDLPSFFYSRHPSNPWELAYVPSNSSAIRSIAEAVERALPISIRAQGFASERDFEEYVKLDNRSGSVLAAIVFKHHFQQSTSPLPLQVDYELRFKYSPRNAPRSEQTGLNPNLDRDWHTSYLFPLFQLPGPREAKFADGGTPGYIREGFLAVQHAVDRAIMQHHANASSTSLLETITVVVQRFPYPAYVNDLFLLAIQNQLPLLLMLSFTYTSLNIVRAVVHEKEKKLKEYMHMMGLSNWLHWSAWFLMFFLFLLVSVFFVTVLFCVKVSEQGAVLTNSDPTLVFTFLAIFSISSISFNFMVSTFFSRANVAAAAGGFLYFFSYIPYFFISPRYDLMSHSQKLASCLISNVAMAMGAQLIGMFEGKGTGIQWRDLMKPVSVDDNFTLAQVLGMLLLDSVLYGLVAWYVEAVFPGQYGVPQPWYFFLTPSYWCGRPRTVVGKEKEEEEDPEKALKSQYIEEEPADLVSGIKIKHLSKVFKVGNKMKEAVKDLTVNMYEGQITVLLGHNGAGKTTTLSMLTGLHSPTGGQAYINGYEISQDMILIRRSLGLCPQHDVLFDNMTVEEHLHFYAGLKGYPPSKCPEEINHILRILSLEDKRHSLTKALSGGMKRKLSIGIALIGDSKVVMLDEPTSGMDPASRRATWDLLQQQRSNRTILLTTHFMDEADLLGDRIAIMAKGELQCCGSSLFLKRKYGAGYHMVMVKEPYCNLGEISRLICQYVPNATMESNAGAELSFILPKESTHRFEALFTELEQRREELGIASYGASVTTMEEVFLRVGKLVDSSMDIQAIQLPALQYQHERRSNDWAMDDSSSLSGMTDMTDDSGALITEDCSSIKLNTGFYLCCQQFYAMFMKRAMYSWRNWKMVAAQFLVPLIFTAFALVVAKTFPGPRDSSLLRLTLEPYGQTIVPFSIPATAALPQKLAEQYVDLLDAQHQSPLEVLGGLEEYLISRASEEGGAFNEHYIAAASFEGTGNRTVVTALFNNQAYHSPATALMLADNAVFRVLAGPNASITVTNYPQPRNITEKAKDQLMEGQTGFAIAINLLYGMASLASTFALLLVSERAIKAKHVQFVSGVYVVNFWLSALLWDIINFLIPCALMLVIFQAFDVQAFTQDSHLVDVMLIFLLYGWAIIPLMYLLSFFFSVAATAYTRLTIFNILSGTATFLAVTIMSIPELGLVDLSKTLDKVFLVLPNYCLGQCISDFYQNYEFIQFCTSSVEAIFICKAFNISYQMNYFSWETPGIGRYLTSLTIQGFSFLFLLFLIEANLLWRLRTLVCGVCRRRKWVALLNRVSVLPEDRDVADERKKVLESPPELLSSLSSPLVIKELTKVYDSRESLLAVDRISLAVSKGECFGLLGFNGAGKTTTFKMLTGDESITSGDAFVDGHSILANIKKVQQRIGYCPQFDALLEHMTGRETLSMYARLRGIPERYIGSCVENMLRGLLLEPHADKLVRTYSGGNKRKLSAGIALIGGPPVIFLDEPSTGMDPVARRLLWDAVTRTRECGKSIIFTSHSMEECEALCTRLAIMVNGQFKCLGSPQHLKSKFGSGYTLLAKTRSEEEGELLAFKAFVEKTFSGSVLKHEHQGMVHYHLTNKNLSWAQVFGALEKAKEKYHLEDYSVSQISLEQVFMSFTRFQHYTEDRGK; this is translated from the exons ATGGTTGTTCTCAGGCAGTTtgggctgctgctctggaagaacTACATCCTGCAG aaGCGGCAGATCTTGGTGACACTCATTGAAATCTGCCTGCCGCTGCTGTTTGCTGCCATCCTGATAGCTCTGCGGCACCGGGTGCACTCCATCAGCCACCGCAACGCCACCATCTACCCCACCGAATCCGTGGATGACCTGCCCAGCTTCTTCTACTCCCGGCACCCCAGCAACCCCTGGGAGCTGGCCTATGTTCCCTCCAACAGCAGTGCCATCAGGAGCATTGCCGAGGCGGTGGAGAGAGCTTTGCCCATCAGCATCAGAG CTCAGGGCTTTGCCTCGGAGAGGGACTTTGAGGAGTATGTCAAGTTGGACAACCGCTCGGGCAGCGTGTTGGCTGCCATTGTGTTCAAGCACCACTTCCAGCAGAGCACATCCCCACTGCCCCTCCAG GTCGACTATGAGCTGCGCTTCAAGTACAGCCCAAGGAATGCACCGCGGAGTGAGCAGACGGGTCTGAACCCCAACCTGGACCGGGACTGGCACACCAGCTACCTCTTCCCACTCTTTCAGTTGCCGGGGCCCCGAGAGGCCAAGTTTGCTGATGGCGGGACACCAG GTTACATTCGGGAAGGCTTCCTGGCAGTGCAGCATGCAGTGGACAGAGCCATCATGCAGCACCACGCCAATGCTAGCTCCACCAGCCTGCTGGAGACCATCACGGTGGTGGTGCAGCGCTTCCCCTACCCGGCATATGTCAACGACCTCTTCCTCCTGGCCATCCAGAACCAGCTCcccctgctgctcatgctcagcTTCACCTACACCTCGCTCAACATCGTCCGCGCTGTCgtgcatgagaaggagaagaagCTGAAG GAGTACATGCACATGATGGGCCTCAGCAACTGGTTGCACTGGAGTGCCTGGTTCCTTatgttcttcctctttctcctcgTGTCCGTGTTTTTCGTCACCGTGCTCTTCTGTGTCAAG GTGAGTGAACAGGGAGCAGTGCTCACCAACAGCGACCCCACGCTGGTGTTCACCTTCCTTGCCATCTTCTCCATCTCCTCTATCTCCTTCAACTTCATGGTGAGCACCTTCTTCTCTAGAG caaaTGTTGCGGCTGCCGCTGGTGGCTTCCTCTACTTCTTCTCCTACATCCCTTACTTCTTCATCTCACCCCGCTACGACTTGATGTCCCACAGCCAGAAGCTGGCATCCTGCCTCATCTCCAACGTGGCCATGGCCATGGGGGCACAGCTTATAGGCATGTTTGAAGGAAAAG GAACTGGCATTCAATGGAGGGACCTCATGAAACCTGTCAGTGTGGACGACAACTTCACCTTGGCCCAAGTACTGGGGATGCTGCTCCTGGATTCAGTGCTCTATGGCCTGGTGGCCTGGTACGTGGAGGCCGTCTTCCCAGGGCAGTATGGTGTGCCCCAGCCATGGTACTTCTTCTTGACG CCCTCATACTGGTGTGGGCGCCCCAGGACTGTggtgggaaaagagaaggaggaggaggaggacccCGAGAAAGCTCTGAAGAGCCAGTACATTGAGGAGGAGCCTGCCGACCTCGTGTCAGGAATCAAAATAAAGCACCTTTCCAAG GTCTTCAAAGTGGGAAACAAGATGAAAGAGGCAGTCAAGGACTTAACGGTGAACATGTATGAAGGGCAGATCACCGTCCTGTTGGGACACAATGGTGCTGGGAAGACCACCACTCTGTCCATGCTCACAG GGCTGCACTCTCCAACGGGCGGGCAGGCATACATCAATGGCTATGAGATCTCCCAGGACATGATACTAATCCGCCGCAGCCTGGGCCTGTGTCCCCAGCACGATGTCCTCTTCGACAACATGACGGTGGAAGAGCACCTCCACTTCTACGCAGGG CTGAAGGGGTACCCACCCTCCAAGTGCCCCGAGGAGATCAACCACATCCTGAGGATCCTCAGCCTGGAGGACAAGCGCCACTCCCTGACCAAGGCACTCTCTGGTGGGATGAAGCGCAAGCTCTCCATTGGCATCGCCCTCATCGGGGACTCCAAG GTGGTGATGCTGGATGAGCCGACGTCAGGGATGGACCCAGCCTCTCGTAGGGCCACGTGGgaccttctgcagcagcagaggagcaacCGCACCATCCTGCTGACCACTCACTTCATGGATGAGGCTGACCTGCTGGGGGACCGCATCGCTATCATGGCCAAGGGcgagctgcagtgctgtggttccTCACTCTTCCTTAAGCGTAAATACG GGGCAGGATATCACATGGTGATGGTAAAGGAGCCCTACTGTAACCTGGGAGAGATCTCCCGTCTCATCTGTCAGTACGTGCCCAATGCCACCATGGAGAGCAATGCTGGGGCAGAGCTGTCCTTCATCCTGCCCAAGGAGAGCACACACAG GTTTGAGGCCCTGTTcacagagctggagcagaggcGGGAGGAGCTGGGCATCGCCAGCTACGGCGCCTCCGTCACCACCATGGAGGAAGTCTTCCTGAG GGTTGGGAAGCTTGTGGACTCCAGCATGGATATCCAGGCCATCCAGCTGCCTGCTCTCCAGTACCAGCACGAGAGACGCTCCAACGACTGGGCCATGGATGACTCCAGCAGCCTGAGTGGCATGACAGACATGACGGATGACAGTGGGGCTCTCATTACTGAGGACTGCTCCAGCATCAAGCTCAACACCGGG TTCTacctgtgctgccagcagttCTACGCCATGTTCATGAAGCGAGCCATGTACAGCTGGCGCAACTGGAAGATGGTGGCAGCGCAGTTCCTTGTGCCTCTGATCTTCACTGCCTTTGCCCTCGTGGTGGCCAAGACCTTCCCAGGGCCCAGGGACTCATCCCTGCTCCGGCTGACTCTGGAGCCCTATGGCCAGACCATCGTGCCTTTCAGCATcccagccactgcagctctgccacagaAGTTGGCTGAGCAGTATGTGGACCTGCtggatgcccagcaccagtcaccgctggaggtgctgg GTGGCCTGGAGGAGTACCTCATCTCAAGAGCCTCTGAGGAAGGGGGAGCCTTCAATGAACACTACATTGCAGCTGCCTCCTTTGAAGGAACTGGGAACCGCACGGTGGTCACTGCGCTCTTCAACAACCAGGCATATCACTCCCCTGCCACAGCTCTGATGCTGGCTGACAACGCTGTCTTCAGGGTGCTGGCGGGCCCCAATGCCTCCATCACAGTCACTAACTACCCACAGCCCCGCAACATCACCGAGAAGGCCAAAGACCAGCTCATGGA AGGCCAGACTGGGTTTGCCATTGCCATCAACCTGCTGTATGGCATGGCCTCACTCGCCAGCACCTTCGCCCTGCTGCTGGTCAGCGAGCGCGCCATCAAGGCCAAGCACGTCCAGTTCGTCAGCGGCGTCTACGTGGTCAACTTCTGGCTTTCTGCCCTGCTCTGGGACATCATCAACTTCCTCATCCCTTGTGCTCTGATGCTG GTGATATTCCAAGCCTTTGACGTGCAAGCCTTCACCCAAGACAGCCACCTCGTTGATGTGATGTTGATCTTCCTCCTTTATGGCTGGGCCATCATCCCCCTCATGTACCTCCTCAGCTTCTTCTTCTCGGTGGCAGCCACGGCCTACACCCGCCTCACCATCTTCAACATCCTCTCGGGCACGGCCACCTTCCTTGCAGTCACCATCATGAGCATCCCAG AGCTGGGCCTGGTGGACCTTTCCAAAACTCTGGATAAAGTCTTTCTTGTCTTACCCAATTACTGCTTGGGCCAATGCATTAGTGACTTCTACCAGAACTATGAGTTCATTCAGTTTTGTACCTCCTCTGTTGAAGCTATCTTCATCTGCAAGGCTTTCA ATATCAGTTATCAGATGAACTACTTCTCCTGGGAGACGCCTGGGATTGGACGATACCTGACCTCCTTGACCATCCAGggtttctccttcctcttcctccttttcctcattGAGGCAAACCTTCTCTGGAGACTGAGAACTTTGGTCTGTGGTGTCTGCAGGCGGCGGAAATGG GTGGCACTCCTGAACAGGGTGTCTGTGCTGCCAGAGGACCGGGACGTGGCAGATGAGAGGAAGAAGGTTTTGGAGTCGCCACCAGAACTTCTGTCATCTCTCAGCAGCCCTCTGGTCATCAAAGAGCTCACCAAG GTCTACGACAGCCGGGAGTCGCTGCTAGCAGTGGACAGGATCTCCTTGGCGGTCAGCAAAGGGGAATGCTTTGGCCTTCTGGGCTTCAATGGAGCAGGCAAAACCACCACCTTCAAGATGCTGACTGGTGATGAGAGCATCACGTCGGGGGACGCCTTTGTGGATGGCCATAGCATCCTAGCCAACATCAAGAAG GTGCAGCAGCGGATCGGCTACTGCCCGCAGTTCGATGCGCTCCTGGAGCACATGACGGGCCGCGAGACGCTGAGCATGTACGCGCGGCTGCGGGGCATCCCCGAGCGCTACATCGGCAGCTGTGTGGAGAACATGCTGagggggctgctgctggagccacaTGCCGACAAGCTCGTGAGGACCTACAG TGGTGGCAACAAGCGGAAGCTGAGCGCTGGCATTGCACTCATCGGTGGTCCCCCTGTGATCTTCCTGGATGAGCCCTCCACGGGCATGGACCCTGTGGCCCGGCGTTTGCTCTGGGATGCAGTGACACGGACGCGAGAGTGTGGCAAATCGATCATCTTCACCTCCCACAG CATGGAAGAGTGCGAGGCTCTCTGCACACGGCTGGCCATCATGGTGAATGGGCAGTTCAAGTGCCTGGGCAGCCCCCAGCACCTGAAAAGCAAGTTTGGCAGTGGCTACACATTGCTGGCCAAAACACGGAGTGAGGAGGAGGGCGAGCTGCTGGCCTTCAAGGCCTTTGTGGAGAAGACTTTCTCAG GCAGTGTCCTGAAACATGAGCACCAGGGCATGGTACATTACCACTTGACCAACAAGAACCTCAGCTGGGCACAG GTCTTCGGGGCCTTGGAGAAAGCCAAAGAGAAGTATCACTTGGAAGACTATTCCGTAAGCCAGATATCCCTGGAGCAAGTCTTCATGAGCTTCACTCGCTTCCAGCACTACACAGAGGACAGAGGGAAATGA